The sequence GGCAATATGCCATTTTAATGAAGGCGTTGATGTTTCCCCACCCACTTATCCGTCACAAATGTTCTTTCCCTGGCTTTGGTGGCCTGCCCTGGGGTGGTCCCTTCTGCTGCCAACACGCCCGCCCAGCTGGAGATTGCCATGGACACCATGATTGGAATCTTCCACGCTACTCCTGCAAGGAAGGGAACAGGTTCAAGATCAACAAGGGGGGGGGCTGAAAATACTCCTGCAGTGACACCTCACAGAATTCCTCTCGGTGAGTCTGGCTTTTCTCCCCATCCAGTCGAGGGTGGATGCGGTGCACATTCAGGGATAGCCTCCATGTACACCACCAACTCCTGTGTCCTGCCACACGTTGTATAATTCCTATCGAGATTCTAAATACAGGGAAGCAAACACTAGAGacctttgttttctgtgtctgtaggCATGTGCGCTTTTCTGTAGTGCCTAGGGTTAGGGTTTCCAGTGTTGGAAATTATATTTGAGGCTTTTATCAATTATTCAGTGTCGTAGTACAGCAAAGGTATAGTTAGTTATACTAGGAGTTATAGTTATAGCTAGTGTCACAAGTTATACCCGGACCTCTGTCCTGCTgtctataaatgaataaatattatgtTTGGGGCCAGAAATGAAGCCTGGGGTATTTTATGATATGATGGCAAATTAGTGAATAACAAATACCAGGTGAGTTTGTCAGCCAAGAACAAGCTGATTGGGATTGACCGAAAGGGTGTGTCTGGCCAGTGACCAGTTGGGTAACAAATAGATTTACATCTCAAAACAGCCAAAAGTTCAATAAAACCACACGTGAAACCTTAGACTGGAGTGTTTGGAGCCTGCTCTCAAGAAAATGCTCACTCTTGTGTTTTTGGAGTTGCCTCGAATTGGTTTTAGCATGTGTAATAGCCTGGCATGATGTTATTCTGTCCAAACCCTGTGTTAAGACGATAGTAATTATAATTATGACACTCTTTTATCCCCACCCTCTATGGGAAAAGCTTAAAGTAAGAATTTTTAACATACAATACCTTTTCAGTAATTTTAAGAGCCCctgagaacatttttctttttcaaattcagtTTGGCTACTGTATTACATAACATTTAGGATAAAAAACTCGGTAGGCCACACTTGGCACATTGATTTATTCAAGTGAAATTTATAGTTGTTTTTGATTGAGTTGATTTTGATCAATTCAGTTTAAATTTCCAACCATTTAATGGTTGGCAGCTAATGAGAGGACAATGGGGAGTTCTTGGAGGAAGTGAATTATACTTCTGGAAACATTTCTCATCAGCCTCTTATCATAGGAAAGGTAGGTGCTTCACCGCCCCACCCTTTCTGAGCCCTGATCTCCTCAATGGGCTCCTTGCTTTCCtttccacctataaaatggagtcATCCTTATAAGATCTACCCTTTATTGGGtgcctctgttttgttttgcgaCACACAAAACAGGCTGCCAGCTAAAATATTATATGACCCATGCAattatttgggacatacttatactaaaaaagtattcattgcTCATCTGAAATCCACATTTAATTGGGCATCCTGAATTTTTACTTGCTAAATCTAACAACGTGGTGCTAAGCACTTATAAAAGCGTGTTGAAGTAGCCCCCAAATTTGTGggagatatttttttcctcatttgataaattaggacattttaaaatgttaagtgatTTGCTCCAAGTCCCATTGttggtaaatggcagagccactCACGATCCCCCTTTGGCTTCAAGGCTTCCTTCTTTTCATGTCCCCCTGATTTCCTCCCCAGGTCCTGGCCCTCAGCCTGTCCAGCTCACTTGGATATGCTGCTGTTTGCTCCTCTTGGTGTTTAGGTCTGAGGATTatatggtgggggtggggcagaagcCCAGACTCGTTTAGAATATGTGCCTGGTTCAAACCTCCCGGCAAATAGGCTCTTGGAAATTGCTTTAGATGctaaaaatggaaatgcaaaCTTTAATgtagataaaaggaaaatatgatttcAGTTGTCATCATGAACCTCAGAGCCTGGGAgttagaaattttctttttccttttagtgtCAAAAGGATCCTGAGTTGGTTGATAAGATAATGTAGGACCTGGATGCCAGTAAGGACAACAAAGTGGATTTTAATGAATTCGTGGTCACTGTGGCAGCTCTGACCGTTGCTTGTAATGATTACTTTGTAGAACaattgaagaagaaaggaaagacaagTAGTAATTTAATCTAAAGGCAGAAATATATCCACAGTTACTTACCGACTGTTCATCTATACCCTCCAGATCCATAGTAATGCCATTTATagctataatatacatataattagtTGCTAGTATTAGTAAATGATGCATACCTTAATATAttgactttaaataaatattccaaatttTATATGCCCTTCTTGAAAttttcctatatatattttttaaattgaagactagttggtttacaatgttgggttagctTGAGgtatacatcaaagtgattcagtatctagtctttttcagatttttttccattataatttattacatgatattgaatacattgggttggccaaaaagttcgttcaggtttttccatatcatcctacagaaaaacctgaacgaacgtTCTGCCCAACCcaatagttccctgcgctatacagtaggtcattgttatttatctttttttttttttttttttttttttttttgcggtacgcaggcctctcactgttgcggcctctcccgtttaggagcacaggctccggacgcgcaggctcagcggccatggctcacgggcctagccgctctgcggcatgtgggatcttcccggactggggcacgaacccgtgtcacctgcatcggcaggcggactctcaaccactgcgccaccagggaagccctgtttatctattttatatatagtagtgtgtatctattcaTCTCAAGTAAAGATGTTATATACTTTTTTTGTCAAAGAGAGAGCATCACAAAAATTTAGCTCTTTCAAATGAGACTAGAACTCAGCAAATTTCTCAGACATTCATCATCCTTAAATTGTACTTTGAAATTATcctattaaagaaataaagtggTTCTTGCACCCTCTTGTGATTCTGCTTCGAGAAGACGAAGCTGTGATGGTCTGTAAACAGAAAGGCTGATAAGTGGAAGGAAGTGCTGGCTTTTGCAGTGAGTTAGCTCAGGGAAGGGGTAAGTCCAGGATGCTCAAGCCAAGAGAGTGCGGCCAGCAACCCTTGGGGGCTGGTGTAGAAACACCTCCTTGTCCCTGGGgtcaggtgattctgaggcaagTGTCTTAATGCCATTTCCCAGGGCTTCCCCTGGGCTGAGCTTCTGTGGCCCCCCGGGGGAGGAGGCCTTGGTCTCGCACCTGCTCTGGGCTGCCTTCCCTTCCTGGTCTCGCTGTGAAGCCCCACCCATGTGTCCTGCATCTCTCAAACTACTTGTGTCAGGGTCTGCTTGGAGGAAACCCAAACTGTGACAGATCCTttgcagcggtccccaacctttttggcaccagggaccggtttcgttgGAAGACAGGTTTTCCACGGACAGACGGGATGCgggtgggggcgggtgggggatggttcaggcggaaatgcgagcgatggggagaggcagatgaagcttccctcgctTGCCCgctgcccacctcctgctgtgcagaccAGTTCCTAGCAGGCCACGAACTGGTACCCGTCCGCGGCCCGCGGGTTGGGGAACCCTGCTTTGGAGAATTTAAGAAAGGGAATGGTGagattacatttataattttaagtgcTCATCCCAGCCACCGTGTGAACAAAGGTCTAGAGAGAGGGCAAGTGTGGAAGAGGGTGACCTGCTAGAAGGCCGAATGCTGTGGTCTGAGGGAGAGACGATGGTATCTCCTGCCGGGGTCTGAGCAATGGAGATGAAGAGAAGCAGTTGAATTTGCTGTCTTTTGCAGGTAGGAGTGATAGGACTTGCTGAGGGATTGGTAACCAAGTGTAGGAAAAGAGAGCAGTCCAGGACGATAGAACGGGTACTGCTATTGCCTATCTGAGTCCATTCTACCTTTCTTCCATATATCAGAGCCCTGATTTATGCAGGGTGGCAATGTGCTTAGCTAAAAAGCCATATTTCCCAGCTTCTCTTGTATCTGAGGTAGAGCTTGTAACAGTTCCGGGCAATGAGAGATAAGCAGAAATCTACTAGGGATTTCTGGGAGTGTTTTGCTCTTTCCATATAGGCTCTGTGCCTTCCACCTTGttaattccttccttttctttccattggcATGTGAAtgtgaggctggaggtggggctgtCATCTTGCGACCATGAGGACGGTGAAGAAAAAAGATAGAAGGAGCCGGGACATTGTTAGCTTAGGGGGACCAATGCACAGCTCTGGTCTGCCTGCCTCTGGTCCTcttattatatgaaaataaacaaataaaaaacccctGCTCTCTGGTTAAGGTGGATTCTGTTAACATGCAGCTGAATGCAATCCCTAACGTTTAGATTTTTGGTCAAGCAAATGATGCAATTTACTAAATGGGAAAGACTGGGGTAGGAGGGGCTTTATGTGGGGACATTGAGGGGAATAGCTCTGTGTGAAATCTCTATTGAACATCTAAGTGGAGATATCATATGTGCAGTTGGATATATGATCTAGTCCAGAGCTCAGGGTAAACAGGGAACTGGTGATACAGATTTGGGAGTCATTAGCATCTAGATGGTATTAAGCCACAGGACTAGAGGAGCTCACTTAGGATGAGAATGTggatagagaagaagaaaggtcCAACAGTTAGCTTTCAGCAGAAAGAGGAGCCAACAAATGATACACCAAAGGCATAGTCAGGGAGTAGAAGGAAAACCAGGTAAGCGCAGTACTTCAGAAGCCTAGGGGAGAACGTCtctggagaaggaaagagggtgAAATCCACTGAGAGGAGGAGTAAGTTGAGAACAGAGACCTGACCTTTAGATTTGCCAAGGTAGAGATCATCAGTAACATCAAGGACCCTGACCAAAGTGATTCTGCTTACAGAGGTGCCTATCTCCCTATCTGGCtgatagtaggtgctcaataaatatttaataaacaaataaaagaatcagCCAATTGTTGACTTTCTAGTGCTAAGACCTgtcattttgttctttaaataggatttttgtttgtttgtttcccttaaGCCCATTCTGAGCAGATAGGACAGAGAGAATTTAGAGGTCAGAACATTCTAGAGAAGTGTATACCATTGGTATTTATTTACTCCTATCTGTGAAAATGTTGGAAgaaaaaatgaggagaaaaaattGAACACTTTTCAGAGATGTTTAGACTCTTTTCTTATAAGCAGGCATATTAATTATGCAAGAGAAGGTCTGACTATTTCTCAGGGAcctttaaacttttcatttaatttggTCCAAAGTTTACATATTGAAAAATGGGCCACTAAATCATGAGAAGTAAATCCAAAAATTTCCTCATGTTCTATTAAAGGAAGGACATTCTcaacagagagaaataaatggaaaagcaatGTTCATTTCATGGTGTTTCTAAAAATTGATGAAAAGTTAGGAAAAGCAATTTATGTGTCAAATTAGATTTCAAATGAGTAAGAATTACGTGATGTACCAAAAGCTCTTTTCTAGTAAAGGAAAGGCTTTCTTTTGTGTGTACGTGTTAGGTACTTACAATAAGTTTGTAGGAGGCAAAATTGATTATTTCTTCCGCCCAGAGGCACTGGCCTTGCATTTGCTGGAGCTTAAATCAGCTTTAAACAATATTCAAGGGTCATCTCTAAATTAGCACATTCTGATGTTTAACATTTTCTCAGTGTGGTTATTGGAAGACTAGGCTTATGGAAGACAATAGCCTACGTCTGCTTGGGGCCCTGGGCTTGAGATATGGCTGACAATACAAATAGCTAGAaagcattaaagaaaaacaaaaaccttaagttttaattttaaaaccagattttgtttttccttaagaaTCATGGGGTTAAGGAAGGCTTTACAGAGGCAAAGAAATGGGGCAAGGATATTAAAGAGAGAACTTGGGCAAAGTCACACAGGTATGAAAGAACAGGACATGTTGGGGAGAATGCTGTTGTTTGGGGCACCCTAGGGTATGGGGTGTAGGAGAGCAGGAAATGGGGCTGGAGTGGTAGACAGGGCTCAGAATCAGAAAGGGCCTTGGGTGTTAATGtgagaaatttgaaatttatCCTGAATGTTATGAGAAACCACTGTaggattttatgtatttttttcttattacttagagcagtttttatgtttctaaatgtccccctaaaatatttaaatctttaaagcaGTGGTTTTGAACTCTAACTTCACATTACACTCACCCAAGCTATtgcataaaaatatagatgaatataaGCTCCACCCCCACTAAGATTCTGATTCAATTGGTCTGGGAACAGGACCCaggaatcagaattttaaaaagagcaccAGGTGATTCTAAATGCAAACAGGGTTGAAAAACCCTCCTTTTTATGGTGACTTGCTTAATCAAGTAATCAGATCAACTTCTGGCTGCTCCAACTTTAATGTGTGTGAACCATCTGGTGATCTGATTCTGCAtcagtaggtctgggctggggcctgaggttctgcatttctaagaaactCCTAGACGTTGACAGTGCTGATAGAAATGCTCTAGGCTCTAGGATGAAGAGGAAAGGGTCGGAACAAAAGTATGGAGGTGCTGTTTTGGAAGCAAGCACCTGTAGAATAGTTCTTGCTGGGGAATACTCCTTTTGGAAGAATATAAGACAACACAAGGCATTAGGCACAgagagggctgggggagaggtggAAGCAACCAGGAAGGAACATTCCCTAAGGccgcaggggagggggaggaacaGTCTGCCACCGGACTGCCTTGTGTTGTTACTGAACACAAGTTCATGTGCCcgaagcacagagaggccaaaCAGAAACGTCAgaatttggagcagagaaaagtttattgcagggccaagcaaggagaatgggtgtcTGGTGCTCTAAAAAACCCCGACCTCCCCAATGGTTTGAAGGACAAGCTTTTATATGCAAAATTTagagtgagggctgcagggtgtgtgactttcttctgattggttggtggtgaggtaacagggtgttgctccaggaatcttgtgctagGCCTGAAGTCACCATCCTCTACCTGGGTGGGGGCCTCAgttctgcagaagaactcaaagatattgtgacatatattccttgaggaggaaccaggatcctGCTCTGTAGTTTCTTGATTTTTGCTACTTTGTTTTTGCATTCCTTCACTTCCCTGATTAGCCACTGTTTGAATCTGCTCTCCTACACCTCATATTCTAGGGTGCCCCAAACCACTGGCATTCTCCCCAGCAGGTTCTGTTGCTTCATAACTTCTTATGCTGCAAATAAGAAATGGGGCAGGGGCgtggacacagaaaggcttttgtatcCAGGAGGGCCTTCCTCAGATTCAAGGTCAaagatcttggacaagttatttaacttctttaagCCTCATTTTTCTGGCATGTCTCAACTCTAGTGGCTCACCTATATCAGTCGACAAGGAACACAATGATTGTTGGGATCCCTAGGCCCCACCCCTGTCCAAATGaaccagaaaggagaaaaggggtaGGTGAGCATTTGCACTGATAGCAAGCTCTCTCGGTGGATATTATGTACCCTCAACTTGCAGAACTAGAACTCTGGTGGTTAAAATAAGATAGcaagtgcctggaacataataagtgctcagtaagtggtaACCATACGGGTGAAGATGGTGAGCACTTCTGGTCCAGCCTCGTTCTGCAGCTCATGGGTTTTATCCAACCTTCTCTCTCAAGTTGGTGCCTCCGGCTGCCTGCCACCAGAAGAGGCTACTGTTCCCCTTGAGTTCTCCCACTTTCTCAGagtttcttttcaagaaatggaACACTATGCAGTCATTACACACGTGTTTTCAAAGACCATTGACTATAATGGAAAGTGCCTAGTATATAATATTAACTTTAAATAACAGTGTGTCTGATATGGTCCCAATTTGGTTTCAAAAAAGTGCTATAGCGTGAGTTTTTAAGATACTGCTTTGTTTCTacttgcaatttttatttttctttatcccaATCAAGAGGAGAAAGGCTTCCTTACAAAGGGAAGCCCTATGATGGCCTGGAAATCAAAAGTTGCCTGGAAACCacttccttttctaatttttgttttccagaGCTTGAGCCATTAAGGTAATTATGTGAGAGGTCTCCAAGGAAAATGTCAGGAGAAGGAGAATTATCCCAGAGGAAAGGATTTCCCCTGAGCTCTGGAGGAAAGGAGGCGGTTTCTGGTCCCCAGAGTAGTGCAGGCCTCAGCAATTGAATGGCCTCTCCCCAGAATCCTCTTCTAGGATTCCCATCtcctcatcttttttattttatttgtggtacgcgggcctctcactgctgtggcctctcccgttgcggagcacaggctctggacgcgcaggctcagtggccatggctcacgggcccagccgctcagtggcatgtgggatcttcccggaccggggcacgaacccgtgtcccctgcatcggcaggtggactctcaaccactgcgccaccagggaagcccctcttcatCTTCTTTGTTATAGATCACCCACTGGAGGAGCATGATCACCTAAGGGTGCACTCAGGGTTTCTACCATCACCTTTTGCAAGTTTTACATAGGTTTCTCCAACTTTCCTTTGGAATGTAGTGTCTATTATCTTAAGGCTTCAGCCAATTTCTAACATCCGGGTATATGTACCTAGAAAAGAGCCTGGAAGGAAACCTACCGAAATGTTCACCATGGATGGTGGCGTTATAGGCgattttgatgttttctttataattttatctaaTTTCTGATGTTTCAGCAATGAACAATAATCAGAAGAAAgtgatgttatttatttttatgagaggATTCCCACTACTCTGGCTTTACATGCTTTATTCCTCCCTTATGCGCCTCTTACCAACTAAAAAGTCTTTTTGTCTGAGACAGCTTCCTCAGCCCTGCTTGCCTTTTACAATGTCTTTTGTATTGTCTTACTTGTCTTTCTAACCCTAGCACCTAGCATAGCACTAACATATCAGAGAGTGAAGCACATGATCTTTGACATGAACCTATCTTGAGAGTGCCAAGGATTTTCTTTGTTCACATCATCACCATTATAAAGATTTTCCACTGGACAGTTATAGCACTGACCAAATAACAGAGCCCCCTTGTTGACAGAGAGCAAATTATCATGTGCTGAACCCTGGAGTTCCACAGGGATAAGCaagaaacaatctttttttttttttttttttttttttttttttgcggtacgcgggccttgcactgctgcggcctctcccgttgcggagcacaggctccggacgcgcaggctgagcggccacggctcatgggtccagccgctccacagcacatgggatcttcccggaccgggccatgaacccgcgtcccctgcatcggcaggtggactctcaaccactgcaccaccagggaagccccaagaaacaATCTTTTTAAAGGGGTTATTGACAAGCATCCCTGCTAGCAATTCCCAAGTGACAGAAATTTGGTCATCAAATATCACCTAGTATGAGCAGAGAACAGTTGAAAGTTAATGCCCAAGAACATTTTAAAACCCCTGAAATCTACCTAAGCAGTTTCAATTTTAGAGGTGCTCTTTCCATACAACATTAACATATACTTATATAAGTGTACTGGTATTGGCCACAGATGCATCTGACATTTCATTCATTAGGTtgtattaaagatttttttttttttgcaggggaagataaattaaaaacacacaagaaaCATCCCtggatttttccttaaaaaagaacaaaaaggctgtTTTTTTCTCATACCGCCACCCCAACCACCACTacttcctcccagctcctggaTGCCACTGactagtttttttgtttctatagtATTGCATTTTCCAGCaggtcatataaatggaatcatgtagtatataGCCTTtgagtctggcttttttcacttagtgtaatacgTTTGAGATTCATCCCTGATTTTGTGTGTTTccaatagtttattcctttttattgctgagcagtatttcattgtatgaatctaccatgatttgtttattcattcaccaactGAAGgatgtttggattgtttccaattttgagTGACTGtgaataaatctgctataaaTAATGGTGAACAGGTTTTTCTATGggcataaattttcattttgcttgtaCCTAAGCATGGGATTCCTGGGTAGTATGGTATTACGAgatttaaattttgttgttgttgttgttgttgttgcggtacgcggacctctcactgttgtggcttctcccgctccggacacacaggttcagcggccatggctcacgggcccaactgctccgcggcatgtgggaccttcccggaccggggcacgaacccacgtcccctgcatcggcaggcggactctcaaccactgcgccaccaaggaagcccgagatttaaatttttaacctttctaatagtggtgaagtggtatctcctgtggttttaatttgcatttccttaataactaatgatgttgaacattttttatatgtatatttgccatctatatgtcttctttggtaaagtatctgttcaagtctttgaCCCATTAAAAAAGTTgggttgtttatgtttttatttatttatttttaagatttatttattatttattttatttatttttggctgcgttgggtcttagtcgcggcacacaggatcttcattgaggcgtgcgggatcttttgtgGTGGCATGAgcgttttctcttctctagttgtggcacgcaggctccagggcgcgtgggctctgtagttgtggtgcgcgggttccagagcacgtggtcTCTGTaatttgcagcacgcaggctctagttTAGGCGcatgagctctgtagttgtggtacacgggcttagttgccccgcaacatgtgggatcttagttccctgaccagggatcgaggcCACGtgccctgcattgcaaggtggattctttaccactggaccaccagggaagtcccctatgtttttgagttttaaaagttcttttttgatttaaaagattaaggtataatttacatatgacattatgttagttttaagtgtatagcataatgatttggtatttgtatgtactgcaaaatgatcaccacaataagtctagttaacatatattaccatacatagttacacaaaattcttttcttgtgatgagaacttttaagatctattgtcttagcaattttcaaatatacaatacaatattattaactatagtcactatggcttatatattttataactggaagtttttaccttttaaccaccttcacccatttttatactcctaaatataagacctttgtcaaatatgtgttatgcaaatattttctcccttttcattctcttgacattgtctttcacagagcacaaatttttaattttgaagaagtcagatttatcattgttttttgtttttatttttatttttggctgcattaggtcttcgttgctgcat comes from Tursiops truncatus isolate mTurTru1 chromosome 3, mTurTru1.mat.Y, whole genome shotgun sequence and encodes:
- the S100Z gene encoding LOW QUALITY PROTEIN: protein S100-Z (The sequence of the model RefSeq protein was modified relative to this genomic sequence to represent the inferred CDS: inserted 1 base in 1 codon; deleted 2 bases in 1 codon; substituted 2 bases at 2 genomic stop codons), yielding MVDTNLGELQVGGRLEIAMDTMIGIFHXYSCKEGNRFKINKGGLKILLQXHLTEFLSCQKDPELVDKIMXDLDASKDNKVDFNEFVVTVAALTVACNDYFVEQLKKKGKTSSNLI